One genomic segment of Trichococcus shcherbakoviae includes these proteins:
- a CDS encoding group II intron maturase-specific domain-containing protein, translating to MENDGKVRSRPHKTAKQKFRKRLKQLTSRKRPGTFQDIVKEINQYTQGWINYYGIGDMKNFIRETAQWLNHRLRQLIWKRWKRVSTRFYGLMRYGIDREEAWKVANSRKGYWRMSKNQTIHRAINKKRLASWGLKDLNQLYQRRYLSY from the coding sequence TTGGAAAACGATGGGAAAGTCAGAAGCCGTCCACATAAGACGGCTAAACAGAAATTCCGAAAACGATTAAAACAGCTAACCAGTCGGAAACGACCAGGAACCTTTCAAGACATAGTAAAAGAAATCAATCAGTATACGCAAGGATGGATAAACTACTATGGCATTGGTGATATGAAAAACTTTATCAGGGAAACGGCTCAATGGCTGAATCATCGACTAAGGCAGCTAATTTGGAAGAGATGGAAAAGAGTCTCTACCCGCTTCTACGGATTGATGCGTTATGGCATTGATAGAGAAGAAGCTTGGAAAGTTGCGAATTCCCGTAAAGGCTACTGGAGAATGTCTAAGAACCAGACCATTCACCGGGCCATTAACAAAAAAAGGCTGGCTAGTTGGGGTCTGAAAGACCTCAATCAACTATACCAGCGTAGATACTTAAGTTATTGA
- a CDS encoding MFS transporter, with translation MTLRHYLSFLSAAFLIMAMYIAGNAVGFFVEPITMELGFTRSAFSLYISLSTLTGVFVLPLIGQFLPKFGAKRLLIGGGLWVSLGFVWLAFATHLWQFYLGGIFLGLFMMPITMFLAILLINNWFTAKKGLMMGLLNASGGLAGAIVSMIMPTFLDNFGWRMGYFLIAGLFALLTVPNALFLLVENPGSIGLNAYGDELSAQTQNNEPIHALSIPYEEAKKMKSFYILFIGIFLSAFGGGMMQHLPAHFSGLEFTSGQVGSLFSLVMAGMIIANISVGALNDKIDSTITLTVVVVCMVIALFFLATTRSFLALSIVMFILAFGLGGPAVLTPLVVSEVFGIGDYPRIWSILGMAPSIGMSISGPLWGAVYDVTGSYAIGMYAMMGLAIIYGICYLFALKNGPLKQPLNVTSI, from the coding sequence ATGACCTTACGCCACTATCTATCTTTTTTATCTGCGGCCTTTTTGATCATGGCCATGTACATTGCCGGAAATGCGGTTGGTTTCTTCGTTGAGCCGATTACCATGGAATTAGGCTTCACTCGCAGTGCTTTTTCGCTTTACATCAGCCTGTCGACTTTGACCGGCGTCTTCGTGCTTCCCCTGATCGGACAATTTCTACCTAAATTTGGCGCAAAGCGCTTACTGATCGGAGGAGGACTCTGGGTTTCGCTTGGATTTGTTTGGTTGGCATTTGCCACCCATTTATGGCAATTTTATCTAGGAGGCATCTTCCTCGGTCTATTCATGATGCCAATCACCATGTTTCTGGCGATTTTGTTGATTAATAATTGGTTCACCGCCAAAAAAGGATTGATGATGGGCTTATTGAATGCCTCCGGAGGACTTGCGGGAGCCATCGTTTCGATGATCATGCCGACATTTCTGGATAATTTCGGTTGGCGCATGGGTTATTTTTTGATTGCAGGACTTTTCGCGCTCTTAACTGTCCCGAACGCCCTCTTTTTGTTGGTGGAAAATCCAGGTAGTATCGGCCTGAACGCTTATGGGGATGAACTGTCCGCTCAAACCCAAAACAATGAACCTATACATGCTCTGTCCATCCCTTATGAAGAAGCCAAAAAGATGAAATCGTTTTACATCCTATTCATAGGCATTTTCCTTTCCGCTTTCGGAGGCGGAATGATGCAACATCTGCCGGCGCACTTTAGTGGCCTGGAGTTCACATCCGGACAGGTCGGCTCGTTGTTCTCGCTCGTCATGGCTGGCATGATCATCGCCAACATTTCGGTGGGAGCCCTCAATGATAAAATCGATTCGACCATCACGCTTACAGTTGTTGTTGTCTGCATGGTGATTGCCTTGTTCTTCCTTGCGACCACCCGCTCTTTCCTGGCCTTGTCGATCGTCATGTTCATCCTCGCGTTCGGACTCGGTGGACCAGCGGTGTTGACACCATTGGTCGTGAGCGAAGTCTTCGGTATCGGGGATTACCCGCGTATCTGGTCCATCCTTGGTATGGCGCCTTCCATAGGGATGTCCATCTCCGGCCCGCTTTGGGGAGCTGTTTATGACGTAACTGGCTCATATGCAATCGGCATGTATGCGATGATGGGCTTGGCCATAATCTACGGCATCTGTTACCTTTTTGCATTGAAAAATGGCCCGTTAAAACAGCCACTTAACGTAACCAGCATCTAA
- the ltrA gene encoding group II intron reverse transcriptase/maturase, with translation METKEIWRSVERYSMDMKKQDGITLIERIATPRNLVIACEKVYKNKGAAGIDGITVQEIDEHMGKYQKAIIAKLLDGTYKPQPVKRVSIPKENGSMRNLGIPVVRDRVVQQAILQIIEPLFDPNFSRYSFGFRKGRSAHDAIKQAEKYIEEGYKTIVDCDLKNYFDTVNHQKLMVYLREFIQDEIVLKLIWSFLRSGIMEQDVFIQSYKGTPQGGVISPLLANIYLNQLDRELEKRGHRFVRYADDFCIYTKTPRAGERVLASVTTFLEKKLKLTVNTDKSKVTTPGSAKFLGFTIWKTMGKSEAVHIRRLNRNSEND, from the coding sequence TTGGAAACGAAAGAGATATGGAGAAGCGTAGAGAGATACAGCATGGATATGAAGAAACAAGATGGTATCACGTTAATCGAGAGAATCGCAACACCAAGGAATTTAGTCATTGCCTGCGAGAAAGTCTACAAAAACAAAGGCGCTGCAGGTATTGATGGCATCACGGTTCAGGAAATAGATGAACATATGGGCAAGTACCAAAAGGCGATCATTGCAAAATTGTTGGATGGGACCTACAAGCCACAACCGGTCAAGCGGGTATCCATACCCAAGGAAAATGGCAGTATGCGTAATCTGGGAATTCCTGTAGTGAGAGATAGAGTTGTTCAACAGGCTATCTTACAGATAATTGAACCGCTGTTTGACCCAAACTTTTCCAGGTATAGTTTCGGTTTTCGAAAAGGAAGAAGCGCGCATGATGCAATTAAACAAGCTGAGAAATACATTGAAGAAGGATACAAAACAATCGTCGATTGTGACTTGAAGAATTATTTCGATACAGTCAATCATCAAAAACTGATGGTGTATCTGAGGGAATTCATACAAGACGAGATTGTACTGAAGTTAATCTGGAGTTTTCTTCGTTCTGGCATCATGGAACAGGATGTGTTTATCCAATCCTACAAAGGCACCCCTCAAGGAGGGGTAATTTCCCCGCTATTAGCCAATATCTATCTCAATCAGCTGGATAGGGAATTGGAAAAACGTGGCCATCGCTTCGTTCGTTATGCGGATGATTTCTGCATATACACCAAGACTCCTCGTGCGGGAGAACGGGTGCTAGCTAGTGTCACTACCTTCCTTGAGAAGAAACTGAAACTGACGGTGAATACCGATAAGAGTAAAGTCACTACCCCAGGTAGTGCTAAATTCCTTGGGTTCACCATTTGGAAAACGATGGGAAAGTCAGAAGCCGTCCACATAAGACGGCTAAACAGAAATTCCGAAAACGATTAA